The Xylanibacillus composti DNA window CGCAGCGCCCATATTGGCAGCGGGCTGCCCATTGTGTAGTACAAGGCCAGCGTGCGCCCGCTTGCCAGCGGGGAAGCCCCTGTGCTCGCCCGCGCTTGTTGGACGGACTTGAAATATTCGCTGCTGATCACCGTGCCAAGACTGTGCGAGATAATGCACAGCGGTGCGCAATCCCCGCATGTTGCCGCCAGTTTGGCCAGCTTATTCTTCATCTCAAGGTGGATCGAATCGACGAGAAACTGATTGCGCGCAAGCGGCATCTGATAGGCTATCGCGTCCCCCAAATAACCGATGACAAAGCTCCGCAGCCGCTTCCAGGCAAGGACGTCCAGCTCCAGTCTGATTTCCAATTCGTCTTGAATCCGATCCGCAATATGCGCCCAATAAATCGGGAGAATAACGAAATCGTCGGTTCTGGGCTTCATGCCGCGCTTTTTGAAGCAGCCGGCAACGGATTCATCCAGCCGGACTTTCAGCTCGGCAGCGAAATCTTCTTTCTGTCGCCCCATTCCGTGGATGATGGCAACCGCAATTTTTTGCTTTCGCTGATTCGGCCTCAATAGGCAACGGCCTCCCCTCCATGAAGGTTGTTTTCGCAGCCGATTTCGCAAGACAAGCACAGTTCGTCCCTTGCGGCAGTCTTGTCCCGGCAATGAAAAGTTCTCTCCTTGACTACTATGCTGCTGATGGTTGTCACCATTCCTCATCCGAATCCGTCTATGGCCGCGAGAAGGATGCCAGACAAAAAAAAGGCCGGCCCCAACCTGTTACGGTCGCAGTCCGCCCTTTGCTCGCATGAAGATTCCCTTTATTCCGTTTCCAGTTCCTTTCGTATCGCGTCCAGCTGTGCGCTTCGCGACGGATCTCTGCGGAAATATTCCACGAGCGCCTCCAGACAAGTAATGGAATCCCAGCTGAGGTGATGCTCGATGCCTTCAACATCCTTGTAGATCGTTTCCTCCGGCACGCCAATAAGTGTCAACAGTTCTTCCAGCATATGATGACGGTCCAATAAGCGCTTGCCCATCTTCTTGCCTTTGGAGGTCAAAATCAGCCCCCTGTAACGCTCATAGACCACGTAGTTGTCCTTATCCAGCTTTTGAATCATCTTGGTTACAGACGAAGGATGCACCTCAAGGCCTTCTGCAATATCGGAGACGCGGGCGTATCCCTTCTCATCAATGAGCTGATATATACGCTCCAAATAATCCTCCATACTCGGTGTGGCAGCCATTCGCGTGTCCTCCCTCTTTTTTCTACACGTAATCATACACGGTTTCCCCCTCCTTCGCAAGCCGTTGGCGAGCATTCCCGAGCGAGCAATTCCAACCAGCGATTCCCACAGGTTATGCAAACCTTCTCGCCTCCATACTACTGTAAGGCGGTAACATTATTTGAAGAGAGGAGAGTGCCAACACATGACGCCAACCTCCACGTTGGAGCGGCGCCCGGCTGCCGGGACGAAGCCTTTTCGGCCCGATTTGGTTTATTTCGAGCCAGCCGCGCTGGACTATGCAA harbors:
- a CDS encoding chemotaxis protein produces the protein MRPNQRKQKIAVAIIHGMGRQKEDFAAELKVRLDESVAGCFKKRGMKPRTDDFVILPIYWAHIADRIQDELEIRLELDVLAWKRLRSFVIGYLGDAIAYQMPLARNQFLVDSIHLEMKNKLAKLAATCGDCAPLCIISHSLGTVISSEYFKSVQQARASTGASPLASGRTLALYYTMGSPLPIWALREKDFGFPPDIPSPGLQRMYPNLVGEWINFYSKYDVLGFPLRPINDRYRRRVNVDRQIDVGRLFSRYTPLAHHYYWENKTVVRRMAEGLVRAWIAINGAR
- the mntR gene encoding transcriptional regulator MntR, which gives rise to MAATPSMEDYLERIYQLIDEKGYARVSDIAEGLEVHPSSVTKMIQKLDKDNYVVYERYRGLILTSKGKKMGKRLLDRHHMLEELLTLIGVPEETIYKDVEGIEHHLSWDSITCLEALVEYFRRDPSRSAQLDAIRKELETE